CATTATTCGAGCAGGGTCAGTGACACGTACTTTCGGACACCCAAATGCGACACTGACAGggcgattttcttcaggaTATTCACGAGCAAATAGACGAAGTTATACCGTGAGAAAGCACTTTCTTTGCTCTCTCAACctacgttaattaattaattaaatcgatATTGATAATTGAATTAcagaatttttaaaattatcaAACGTTTGGCAATTTCGAACACTTTTAACTATTTCACTCTATATTAGCGGGAAGGCTGAACCGCTAGAGCTGATATTGCACACGCTTGTTTGAGAATGATGTAGGTATGTATTTGTGAAAAAGCCGCTTCGCCATCTCTCTTCGTTTGGCTGGGGCTGGGGCAAGTGTTCCATAGTACATATTGTTCCACATTTGATGCGGTACTCTACGTAACACCGATGCGGAGACTGGGGCAACAGTAATACAAAGCTAAACAGATGATGCTCCGCAAGTAATTTAGGGTTGCTTAGTTACGTAGGGTTAAGCAGAATAGTACCGTATTTGATAATAATAGTATTAAATTAGGCGAAGAAAGCGTAGGTGACGAATTGGAAAGCATCTTGGATGACTTTGAACCAATGGAGGAAGTCGACGCAGAAATTTCGGACGGTAAAATAAGGAGGCGCACTTTCGTCAGTTTAATAGTTTTTTAGATTGCGACTCGGAAGCCGAACGCGGTGGAGGCGGAAGACATGGTCCTGGTCGAACTCGCCGAAGGGGGCCAAAGCGTCGTAGCGTAGGTGAAAGCTGCCGAAGTCAATCAGACGACTCCGACAAATCGGACGATTGGACGGAAGACTGGGCGACAGTTGAGAGACTAGAATTTTCGTCGAGGTCAGGTCCTTCAAGAGTTTTTGCGGGAGAAATTGACGCTATTACGTAATAAATGTTTATCTTTGAAAATCTTAAAcagtaattaatttttaggtttttcAGTCTTTTCGTTACTGAGGCAATTTGGCAACTGTTTGTTGTCAATACAAACCGGAATGCTGCGGCGAAACAGACAGGCCCTACTAGTCGCCCATGGAGCCCAGTGAACATTGAGGTGGTGTAGAGAAGATGAACATGCAAAGTTCTAACAAGCTATATGCGTTTACCCGGATTCTCTACCACTTGTAGCAACCGGGTTTCTACTGGTATTAAACCACGCGGCACCAGGCACGGAAAGAAAAGATGGCAGCGGGATCCGCGGAGGAGTGCAGGGAGGACTCTCGTTTTATCCTTTTACTTTCCCTCTTATACTCTCACTCTAGGGCAGGACCAATAACACGTGACTATTCTAATCGGCGAACACAACAATAAGTGGAGTTTAACACTATTGGTAAAACgtatttgatgacgtcgaaggagCGGAGCGCGCGCTAGGCGCGTGTGACATCAAGGAGGCGTAGAGTAGGCACACGCTCATTCTTCTCCCAGACGACGCGAgctgcttttgctttttttgcgTATTACGAACATCGTCATGTCTCAAGCCAACGCAACGACGCAGAACAACGCGGCCCAGCCGGCCGCTTCGGCTACTACTACCCAGCCTACGGCTTCGACAGCGCCGACCGTCGCGGTTACCATACAGTCGGCCGGAGAGAGCGCCTCCGCGGCAGCAAACTCCCGCGCCTCGACGAATGCAATGGAGCCTTCGCAAAATCCGTCACGCTCCGCCGCGTCAGCAGCGCACGCGCTCACAGCGCCCGTGGCGTCGCCCGCGCAGGTAAGCGACGCCACAGCGCTcttcctccccctccccccccccccccccccccttaTCGCGCGAACCGCGGGCGGTCTCCCTTTGCGCCAGTGGAAGTTCCCATAGGAGTCGCCACTGGCACCACTCCAGTGCGCTTCCGGTGGGCGGTCCTGCGCGTGGTGTTTTGGTTTGGCGCTGCGCTGTTCGCACGCAATAGCGCTTGAACGGAGTCTGGTTTATTGCAGCGCGTACGCAGCGGTCACCTCTACAAGAGGTTCAGCAAACCGGGCGGGTTCCTCTGCAAAAGCAACAGGCAACTCTCCAGCAGCCGGCaccgcagcagcagctgcagGAGAAGCAGGGCGCGCAACCGCCCACCCCCAGCAGGAGCAGCGCCGTTGGGAGCAAATGGAGGGCAGGGTCTGGGCGCCTTGCCTCCAGCGGGGGCGTGGAACGGActggcgacgtcggcgctgCCGCCGCGCGAAGCGTTTGCCTCACCGCAGGACGACGGCGGACTTGTGGGAAAATCCCGCGAAACCAGCCAAGCCAACACCCACGCGTTTATGATGAGCACCTCCTTGCCCCCGGTGCCGGGGCGCATTGTCGCAAAAATCAAGGCCCGACAATTCGTAGCTTTCGCGGAGCTTCTGGCCGACAATGCGGAGCTCTTGCGTCGGGAAAGCGAGCGAGATTACGGTCCGCCGGCGTGGTCACGCCCACAGCTTTGAAAGTTCCCACGATCATCGCCTGAGTTTAAGCTTTCGCATCCTTCGCAGCGGGCCCGAACGAGCGGCGGAGAAACAAAATGGCCTATCTACGCCTTCTCGTGCGCGCTGCGGCAGTGAGGGATGGCGCCAATATGGCACCCAATTTCGGCAGCAGGCGGCCGCAGACCCAAACATAGTGTGGTCCTCTCTCAATCCCGGAATTAACAGCTCGACGTTTCTTAAACGGCGCAAATCCTAAAAAATGCCTGCACTGCATCAACTCAGACGGCGACCACCTCACATCGCAGTGCGCGTTGCGCACGGCGGAAGACCGTCGGGCGTCGTGGCGGGCTACTCACAGCGAAAATGCGGGCAGCAATGGGAAGACGTCAACGTGCCGCTTGTACAATTACGCCGCATACGGCTGCCACTACCAGCCATGCGCCTACAAGCACAGCTGCGCGCTGCGGAAAAGGACACGTAGCGCGCGAATGAAAGCAGGGGCAACACAGGGACAGGCGCCGACCGCCCCGCCGGTCGCTTGCTCAGCCGTAGCTTAACGGCAAAGACAATGGTAGCGTAAGGTCGCGGACGTGACAGTATGTACGGCTGGTGCTCGTGTTGCACTCTTCGGATGCGTTTCGGAGAGGGTTGAGTTGTTGGTGTTATGTGGTCAGAgtgtttttctttgtgaAGGGAGGTTGCGGTGGATTTCCCTCCGGCCGCAGTGGCAGGCCGTCCAGAGTTCCGCAAAAAagcattgaaaaaaaataaaatcaatttaaGAATTAAACGACACTCTTGCTTTTGGCGTAGGGGATTGCGGCCTAAAGGGTGCCAAATACGGGCTGTGGCCGTCGCTCTAGGCTCTGGATGATGCTAGTGGGCCAGCGGTGGTGCGTCACGACGCTTGGGCAAGAGCGTCTTCCTCCCCGTTGCGCCTCTCAGCCTGGCAGCAGGCGGTCGCGGAATTCCCCGACTCCTGCTTCGCGGCGTGGCTGATCAGGGTTATCTCACGGCTTCCGGATTGGTTGTTCTGCGACCAAAACGGGTCGGGCACCCCGCCGCAACCTCCGCTCAGCAGCTCTGCATCCGGCGGCAGTAGATGAGTTTCTGTTAGCCGAAATGGCGGCCGGGCGCGTGTTGGCCCGCTACCGGAGGATGCGGTGGAGGCGCTGTGGATAAGCCCTTTTGGGGTGATTCCAAAGAATACACCGCCCGGTCAGCCACAGAATTGGAGGCTCATCGTCAACCTCTCAGCGCCAAGAGGACGGAGCGTGAACGACTTCATTGCAAACGAGAGTTGCTCCACCGAATACGTGCGTGTCGCcgacgcgattcgacgctGCGCGTTGCTAGGCCAAGGGGCGCAGTTGGTAAAGCTGGATATTCAAAGCGCTTACTGGGTAGTGCCTGTGCACCCAGCGGATCGCCACTTGGGCGTTCGATGGCAAGGACAAGCGTACGTGGACACGTACGGGATTTGAGGTTGACGGAGGTTGACCGGCTGTGGCCCGTCTTGACCTTGAAAGCGGAGCTCCGTTGCCACTCGTCGAGGGGAAAGCCGGTTGTCCTGCAAATCCCGTCGAGCCGGTAGGGCACGTTGAAGTAGCAGAAGATTCGGGCCACAAGTGCGAATATCCCCTGGCCAGTGGGGGTCTACGGCGTCACGCGACTCTCGCTCCGAAGGCCGAATCACCTCATCTGTCAGCCTCTGCGCGCCGTCTTCTTGGGGCCGCCACATTCCCAATCTCGTCGGGCACGATGACGTTCGACGGAACGGAGTCACTTCCCGCTCGTTTGTCGTGTGACGAAGCTCCCCAGGGTACATGAGTGCGCACCCATCGCCATGAGCGTGGTGAGTGCTGCAGGTAAGGGATAGCTTCTTCGTGAAGTGATTTTTCTCCAATGGAGTATAGTAGAGAATAACGTCGTTGCGGTTTTCATCTTTGGATgaaacgaacgccgtcgccacaGCTTTCTCCTCCGGTCGTTCCAGAGGTGGTGCTGCTGGGAGTAAAAAAGTGTTgtacgtcgccgccgtgatCGCGCAAACGCGATGAGCTCGCGCACACGCGATGAGCACCGTCGAATGACATCTCTCCGATGCCGTCGGCTTCAGACATCAAACTCATAAGTCGCTCGCGTTGTTCTTTGGTCTCTCTTCGAGCCGTAATCGTACTATCTCAAAAATCCATAGACGCTCCGCTGTCATGCTGAAAAATCCTGGCCAAAGATGACTGAAGAGCCACTTCGTCGGAAACTACAAATCGACAGTCGAAGGTGAGATCGCCGATTCCGACCGGTAACGTAACAGTTCCTCATGCCTTCATACTGCCTCCATTCGCCACGGTGAGCACCGGAAATTCGTTGTTCAAAGTTACTCCTCTGATATCTTCGACAAATTGGAACAACAGCGTCGACACTTTGGCTCCAGAGTCAAAAAGGATTCGACTGGGCTCTACACCGCCGACCGTGACAGCCGTGGGCGTTTTAGTGGAGTGATTTCCTGCTGCCACGGCATTCACTGCCGCCTGTCCCGTCTGCTTTGCCGGTGGTGGCTCATTCCTTGTCGGATTGTGGAGTTTACAGCATTGATCTTTCGTGTGGCCACGCATTTTGCAGTGGTCACATCGAGGTCCCGTTGATTTCTTCACTTGCGTGAGTAAACACGTGTGCTGTTCCAGGTTGTCCATCATCTCTCTATGTTGTTCCTTCATTACCTCGATCAGTTCAGTTTGCTTCTCGGCGAACGTCGATAGTATGTCCGTGAGCGACTCTCCACTCGGCGCCTCGTCTCGCTTGCCGGTCTCGGACTCATGTCGTTTCGGTGCGTCTCGTGCTCGCGTTTCAATAGCGAGGCACTCGCTAGCTGCTTTCGCGCGGGATAGCCAAATCTTCTCCCCTTTTCGCGCCGAATCCTCAGCTTCATCCAAGTCGCGCGGACGGTCTCGTACACACTCGTCACGACATTCGGAGCGCACTCCATTGACCATAGTGTTGTACTTGCATCGGCTCAGAAAGCGCAGCAGGATCTACCTCCAAAAGTTCGAACACGAGTTTCGAAACCTCGTTGTGAACGTATCCACGTCCTCTCGAGGGCCTTGACGACAGTCGATTAACTTTTCGGTGAAGTACACTTGCGGATCTGCTGGGCcgaattttctcttcaggaAGGCAATGAGTGCTTCCCACCTAATCCGCTGCCTTCGCTTTTGAAGTTGCCGCTAAAAGGCGACTTCATCGCTCCTCGCTCGTCCGCTGAGTACAACGCGTGCGTTTTGGAGCTGCTCTTGGCGCGTCCATCCCTCAGCGTCTGCCACTGCCTCTACCTGATACAGCCAGTTACGAAGTTCGTCGTAATCGTGCCCGTAAAACTTATCCAACGCTCTCGTATGGCCGGTTCGTCGCGCCGCGCCGCGTTTGCGCTTTACGTCTCGATCGCGCGGGCTTTCGAGATCCTCATCCTcgctcgacgaatcgtccgACGATGTTTTTGGGCTTTGCGTCGGCTTTACGAATAACGCTCGGGGCGTCATCTGcgcttgacgtcgtcgcaaacg
This sequence is a window from Oscarella lobularis chromosome 7, ooOscLobu1.1, whole genome shotgun sequence. Protein-coding genes within it:
- the LOC136189031 gene encoding uncharacterized protein produces the protein MKKEERRHTKLKAEEMIADCKIVISGKSQRQEQYHKIGMLDEGERIEYRYSDRATASDVDSFLACSVEDSSDDEEAAHDSPFEFSESEESVGDELESILDDFEPMEEVDAEISDDCDSEAERGGGGRHGPGRTRRRGPKRRSVGESCRSQSDDSDKSDDWTEDWATVERLEFSSRSGPSRVFAGEIDAITFFSLFVTEAIWQLFVVNTNRNAAAKQTGPTSRPWSPVNIEQPGFYWY